From Coffea arabica cultivar ET-39 chromosome 2e, Coffea Arabica ET-39 HiFi, whole genome shotgun sequence, the proteins below share one genomic window:
- the LOC113729750 gene encoding UDP-glycosyltransferase 88B1-like has product MGSNPTIVLYPSPGMGHLVSMVELGKFTLNHHPGLAVTILIVNPPYNTAASTAAYMNRVSATTPSITFHHLPSPPLDPDSYPSLEALHFELLRLSNPHVHQALQSISLTAGISAFIIDFFCTCALSVATNLGIPTYYFFTSGANCLALFLYLPTLHQSTNKSYKDLDELLHVPDLLPIPPRDMPVPLLERTSPEYAFFLDVGTQLAKSSGILVNTFESLEPSILKSIADGKYVPGGPTPPVFSLGPLIASDNGKGGGAAGGTGGGVHECLKWLDMQPSRSVVFLCFGSVGRFPAEQLKEIAIGLERSEQKLLWVVRSPPSEDKTNRFQTPPAPDLDLLLPHGFLDRTKGRGFVVSSWAPQVDVLNHGSVGGFVTHCGWNSVLEAVRAGVPMVGWPLYAGQKLNRLFLVEEMKLALPMDESTEGGFVEAAEIEKRVRGLMDSEEGKVIRETAQAKEEEAKQAMADGGSSIVALAKLVESWRKLE; this is encoded by the coding sequence atggggaGCAATCCTACAATAGTTCTGTATCCATCTCCAGGCATGGGTCACCTGGTTTCCATGGTGGAGTTGGGTAAGTTCACTCTCAACCACCACCCGGGATTGGCTGTTACTATTCTCATTGTGAACCCGCCATACAACACCGCAGCCTCCACTGCTGCTTACATGAATCGCGTTTCTGCCACCACCCCTTCCATCACTTTCCATCACCTGCCCTCCCCGCCTCTTGACCCTGACTCTTACCCCTCCTTGGAAGCTCTCCACTTCGAGCTACTTCGACTCAGCAACCCTCATGTTCACCAAGCTCTGCAGTCCATCTCCTTGACAGCTGGAATCTCTGCATTCATCATCGACTTCTTTTGCACCTGTGCCCTCTCTGTTGCTACCAACCTTGGAATCCCGACTTATTACTTCTTCACTTCTGGCGCTAATTGTCTCGCTCTCTTCCTTTACTTACCCACGCTCCACCAATCAACAAACAAAAGCTATAAAGACCTGGATGAACTTTTACATGTTCCTGATTTACTTCCAATACCACCACGAGACATGCCAGTCCCTTTGCTGGAGAGAACGTCTCCTGAGtatgcatttttcttagatGTTGGGACGCAATTGGCAAAATCGTCCGGGATCCTAGTCAACACGTTCGAATCGCTCGAACCTAGCATCTTGAAATCAATCGCTGATGGAAAGTATGTTCCGGGTGGCCCCACTCCGCCTGTTTTCAGCTTAGGACCTCTGATAGCATCAGACAACGGGAAAGGTGGAGGTGCAGCAGGTGGAACGGGAGGAGGTGTGCATGAATGTTTGAAATGGCTGGATATGCAACCAAGTCGAAGCGTTGTATTCTTGTGCTTTGGGAGCGTGGGTCGATTTCCAGCTGAGCAACTGAAAGAGATAGCCATCGGGTTGGAGAGGAGCGAGCAAAAGCTCCTGTGGGTGGTGCGCAGTCCGCCTTCTGAGGACAAAACCAACCGCTTTCAAACTCCACCCGCCCCAGATCTGGATTTGTTGCTTCCCCACGGGTTTTTGGACCGGACAAAGGGTAGGGGTTTCGTGGTGAGTTCTTGGGCACCGCAGGTGGATGTGTTGAATCATGGGTCGGTGGGTGGGTTTGTGACCCACTGTGGGTGGAACTCAGTGTTGGAAGCAGTCCGTGCGGGTGTGCCTATGGTGGGGTGGCCACTTTATGCTGGGCAGAAGCTGAATAGGCTGTTCTTAGTTGAGGAGATGAAGTTGGCCTTACCAATGGATGAAAGTACGGAAGGTGGGTTCGTGGAAGCGGCTGAAATCGAGAAGCGAGTTAGGGGGTTGATGGATTCGGAGGAAGGAAAGGTGATCAGGGAAACAGCCCAGGCAAAGGAGGAGgaagcaaagcaagcaatgGCTGATGGGGGCTCATCCATTGTGGCATTGGCCAAATTGGTAGAATCCTGGAGGAAGCTGGAGTAA
- the LOC113729990 gene encoding UDP-glycosyltransferase 88B1-like, with product MGSNPTIVLYPSPGMGHLVSMVELGKFTLNHHPGLAVTILVVNPPYNTAASTAAYMNRISATTPSITFHHLPSPPLDPDSYPSLEALHFELLRLSNPHVHQALHSISLTAGISAFIIDFFCTCALSVAANLGIPTYYFFTSGANCLALLLYLPTLHQSTNKSFKDLDELLHVPDLLPIPPRDMPVPLLERTSPEYAFFLDVATQLAKSSGILVNTFESLEHNILKSISHGKYVPDGPTPPVFSLGPLIASDNGKGGGAAGVHECLKWLDMQPSRSVVFLCFGSLGQFPAEQLKEIAIGLERSEQKFLWVVRSPPSEDKTSRFQTPPAPDLDLLLPHGFLDRTKGRGFVVSSWAPQVDVLNHGSVGGFVTHCGWNSVLEAVCAGVPMVGWPLYAEQKLNRLFLVEEMKLALPMDESTEGGFVKAAEIEKRVRGLMDSEEGKVIRETAQAKEEEAKQAMADGGSSIVALAKLVESWRKLE from the coding sequence atggggaGCAATCCTACAATAGTTCTGTATCCATCTCCAGGCATGGGTCACCTGGTTTCCATGGTAGAGTTGGGTAAGTTCACTCTCAACCACCACCCTGGATTGGCTGTTACTATTCTCGTTGTGAACCCGCCATACAACACCGCAGCCTCCACTGCTGCTTACATGAATCGCATTTCTGCCACCACCCCTTCCATCACTTTCCACCACCTGCCCTCCCCGCCTCTTGACCCTGACTCTTACCCCTCCTTGGAAGCTCTCCACTTCGAGCTACTTCGACTCAGCAACCCTCATGTTCACCAAGCTCTGCACTCCATCTCCTTGACAGCTGGAATCTCTGCATTCATCATCGACTTCTTTTGCACCTGTGCCCTCTCTGTTGCTGCCAACCTTGGAATCCCGACTTATTACTTCTTCACTTCCGGCGCTAATTGTCTCGCTCTCCTCCTTTACTTACCCACGCTCCACCAATCAACAAACAAAAGCTTTAAAGACCTGGACGAACTTTTACATGTTCCTGATTTACTGCCGATACCACCACGAGACATGCCAGTTCCTTTGCTGGAAAGAACGTCTCCTGAGtatgcatttttcttagatGTTGCGACGCAATTGGCAAAATCGTCCGGGATCCTAGTCAACACGTTCGAATCGCTCGAACATAACATCTTGAAATCAATCTCTCATGGAAAGTATGTTCCGGATGGCCCCACTCCGCCTGTTTTCAGCTTAGGACCTCTGATTGCATCAGACAACGGGAAAGGTGGAGGTGCAGCAGGTGTGCATGAATGTTTGAAATGGCTGGATATGCAACCAAGTCGAAGCGTTGTATTCTTGTGCTTTGGGAGCTTGGGTCAATTTCCAGCTGAGCAACTGAAAGAGATAGCCATCGGGTTGGAGAGGAGCGAGCAAAAGTTCCTGTGGGTGGTGCGCAGTCCGCCTTCTGAGGACAAAACCAGCCGCTTTCAAACTCCACCCGCCCCAGATCTGGATTTGTTGCTTCCCCACGGGTTTTTGGACCGGACAAAGGGTAGGGGTTTCGTGGTGAGTTCTTGGGCGCCGCAGGTGGATGTGTTGAATCATGGGTCGGTGGGTGGGTTTGTGACCCACTGTGGGTGGAACTCAGTGTTGGAAGCAGTCTGTGCGGGTGTGCCTATGGTGGGGTGGCCACTTTATGCTGAGCAGAAGCTGAATAGGCTGTTCTTAGTTGAGGAGATGAAGTTGGCCTTACCAATGGATGAAAGTACGGAAGGTGGGTTCGTGAAAGCGGCTGAAATCGAGAAGCGAGTTAGGGGGTTGATGGATTCGGAGGAAGGAAAGGTGATCAGGGAAACAGCCCAGGCAAAGGAGGAGgaagcaaagcaagcaatgGCTGATGGGGGCTCATCCATTGTGGCATTGGCCAAATTGGTAGAATCCTGGAGGAAGCTGGAGTAA